The Haloterrigena turkmenica DSM 5511 genome includes the window TCGACTCCGAAGCCGGCGACGGGGCGACGTTCTCGATGACGCTTCCGGCCGCACGCGATCGATAACGGCCCTGATCGCACCGATCCCACTCTCACACAGTCCGTACGAGCGACGAATGCAGGGCTGGTTACTGCACCCGGGAGCCGTGTCGGATGTCGAGATAACGGTCGATACGTGACGAACGACTCACGACGCGTCGTCCGCGAGCGCCCAGTCCGCTTTCTCGGCCGCCGTCTCGAGGGGCACGAACTCCCAGTCGGCCGTCTCGGCGATGGGTTCGTCCTCGCCTGCGAGTCCGACGACGACCATGCGATCGGCGAAGAACATCGAGTTGCGGTCGATCTCGGCGAGGCGCTCGCCGGGACCGGTTCCGGTGCCGTTGAAGAAGTCGACGTCGATTCCGCGGTCGCGCTGGAACTTCTGGATCACGTGGGCGGGCACGCTGCCGACGATGCCGACCCAGTCGCTCCAACCGGCGGCGTCCGCCACGACCGCCGCCGGGTGCTCGAGTCGGCGGAGCGCGCCGTAGGTGATGGCGGTCGTCATCTCGTCGGCATCACCGCCGTGGGGGCCCGATGCCGGTTCGGTCGTATCCGCTGCGCTCGACGCGTCCGACGGCGCCGCACCCATCGGGTGCATCGACTCGGTTCTGCGGTCGCTCGCTCCCGCCGTCGAATCCGTCGGCGCGCTCGAGGCGCCGCCGCTCGATCCGGTGCCCTCGGTCGGAATCCCGACGGGCGTGCTCTCGCCCGTCTCGGGGACGTGTGGGGCCGGTGTGCGGTCCGGTTCGTCCGTCTCCGCGCCGTCATCCTCGGTTTCGGTCGCCGGCTCTGCGTCCGCCGTCCCCTCCGTCGTCCCCGCCGCTGGCGAATCGGGTTCGTCCGCCGGCTCCGCCGCTCCGTCGTCGCGCCACAGCCAGTCGCCGCGGTTCCCCGACTCCGTCTCGTCCTCCTCAGCGCCGGTCTCGAGGTCGTCGAGGTCGATCCGGTCAGTCATCGTCGCTCACCTCCGCTGGAGGGTCCGTTTCGCTGCCGGACGCCGGATCGTCTCCCTCAGGAATCGGCGTCGCGTCGTCGACGACGTCCGCGAGGCCGAGCCGTTCGATCGTCTCCCGAGTCGGTCGGCCCTCCGAGTCCCAGCCGCGATACCGGTAGTAGCGCTCGAGCAGCGCGTCGAACCGGTCGGGATCGAGGCCGTCGCCGCTCGCGTCGCCGTCGCTCCCGTCGTCCGCGTCGGCTCGGGGCTCGAGCAGGGCGTCGGGCAAGGCGTCGTCCTCGCGGGAGAAGCCCTCGCGGACGTTGAACAGCCGGATCAGGGTCCAGATCCGCTCGCCGGCGGTCGCGAGGTCGGCGCGGCCGACGTCGTAGCCGACCGCGGCGAGCCACTCGGCGCCGAGGTCCTCGGAGAGGGCGTCCTCGAGGAAGTCGTCCGCGATCAGGCTCCAGAGGACGGCCCGGCGGTTTTGCTCGCCCGCGACGGCGGCGACGCGGGCGCGGTCGTCGGGCCAGGCGCGGCCGACGGCCTCGGACTCGACGGGGCGGGCGCGGCGGTGGCAGGCGCCGCGGTCGCTGGTCGCGTAGGCCAGCGCCATCGTCTCGGCGCCGCGGGGGTCGTACGACGAGTAGTCCATCCCCTTGACCGTCGGGATGAGGTCCTCGCCACCGAACGCGGCGGCCGCGGCGTCGATCCCGTCGGCCAGCGCGTCGCCCAGCGGCGTCTCGCGGGTCGCGATCTCGCGGATCACGTCCTGCGCGGCGTCCTCGTCGCCAAAGGAGAGGTCGCGCTCGAGCAGCCCCTCCTGGCTCGCTCGGACGGCCCACGCGACAGCATTGCCGGCGCTAATGACGTCCACGGCGAGCTTGTCGCAGACCGCGCCCAGCGTCGCGACGGCGTCGAAGTCGTCGATTCCGAGACCGGCTCCGAGGACGATCGGCGCGGCGCCTCGCGGGACCGACTCCCCCTCGTTGGTATCGACACGGAAGCCGCCGGCGACGGCATCGTCCTCGCGCTCGCGCCCGTGTGACCGCTCGCGGACCGCCTCGATGCCGAGGTCGTCGGCACCGTCGAACCGCCGCTCCTGCCAGCCCCGCGTCGGGAGCACGCCGACCGCGTCCGCGACGTCGATCGTCTCGAGGGTCTCGCTGGCCGACTGCCACCGGCCCTCGTCGCTCTCGGCGAAGCGGCGTTCGTAGCGCTCGCGGAGGGCCTCGAGTCCGGTCGGCGGGTTGCCGCGCGCGACGACGGCCTTCAGGTTCTTCGAGCCCATCACCGCGCCGGCGCCGCCCCGGCCGGCGTGATGGTCCCCGCCGTCGGCGGCGATGGTCGCGTACTGGACTTCGTGCTCCCCCGCCGGGCCGATACAGGCGACTCCGGCGTCGGGAAACGCCGCGCAGGTCTCCGCGGCATCCGCACCCCGAAGCTCCGCCGCCGATTCGATCGTCGCGTCCCCGCCGTCGACCGAGAGGACGACGGGCTCGTCGGCCCGACCCGTGACGAGAACGGCGAGGTGGTCCTCGAGCGACCCCGCTAACCGCGCCGCGAACTCGCCGCCGCTGTACGAGTCGAGGAAGGTCCCCGTCAGCGGCGACTTCGTGATCGCCGCGTACCGCGGCTCGCCGGGGGTCAGCCCCGATACCGGACCGACGACGAACGCCAGCACGTTCGCGGGCGACAGCGGCTCGGTCCCCGCCTCGAGTTCCTCGTAGAGGTACCGCGCGCCGAGGCCCTTCCCGCCGACGTACCGCTCGAGCCACGCGTCCGGAATCGGCTCGCTGGTGACGGTCCGCGCGGAGAGATCGACCCGAAGGACGCGCGCCTGCTGCTCACGTGCCATCGTCACAACGTACGCGCGGACGGACTTCAATCCGCCCCCAAAATGTGGGATATACTGGAGCAATGCCGTTTTAGACTCGCTCGCTCGTCTCGAACGGTCGGCTGCGAAGAGCGGTATCGATCGATTACGGTTCGGGACGTCTCACGGACTTATCAAATCGCGCGTGACTGACGCCGTCGCCTGCGAAACCCCCTTGCGGGATGCTATCGAACGACGGCGTATGCGCATGGAACTCCGCGTCTGCAAACACTGCTACGAGGGGACCCACGGCAACGAGGGAAAGACCGCGATCACGCGCGACATGGTCGCCTGCGCCGAGCGCGTCCGGGAGTACAAGGACCTGATCGGACTCGACTCGCTGTACATCGCGAAGGTCGAGGAGGGCGACGTCGGCGGCGCGGAGGCGCTGCCGGCGATCGTCGCTCACATCGAGGAGGATCAGGTGACGCTGGCGGACACGCAACTGGTGATGGAAGACGGGGACGGGAACCTGCTGGTCTACCCCGAACCGGAAGACATCCTCGAGGTGCTGACGCGGAACATCGATCAGATCAGCGACCAGACCCGCCAGGACGTCACCGTCGAACTCTCCGCAGAGAGCGCGGAACTACTCACCTGAGCCGTAATAAACCGATCACACGTTTCCGATCCAGTTATTTCTCATAAACTTTTGTGTTGTCCGGCGGAACTAGGGAATATGCGAGCAGCCGTCATCGAAGAACACGGAGAGCCGCTGGCGATCGAGGACGTCGCGTATCCGGAGCCGAAGCCGGATCAGGTGATCGTCGAGACGGAGGCCTGCGGGGTCTGTCGCAGCGACTGGCACGCCTGGCAGGGCGACTGGAGCTGGATCGGCGCGGGGGTCCCGGAGGGACAGATCCTCGGCCACGAGCCTGCCGGCGTCGTCTCCGAGGTCGGCGAAGACATCGAGACCCTCGCGGTCGGCGACCGGGTCGCCGTCCCGTTCCATCTCGGCGACGGGAGCTGTCCGCACTGCCGCGAGGGGCGGGCGAACAACTGTGAGACGGTGCTTCCGCTCGGACTGTCGGAGTACTCCCAGGGAGCCTTCGCGGAGGCGTTCCCGGTCCGAGAAGCCGACTTCAACTGCGTCAAACTGCCCGAAACCGTCGAGTACGACGAGATGGCGGGTCTCGGCTGCCGCTTCATGACCGCCTACCACGCGCTGGCCGACCGCGCCGACCTCCGCCCCGGCGACTGGGTCGCCGTCCACGGCTGCGGCGGCGTCGGCCTCTCCGCGATCCACATCGCGAACGCGCTGGGCGCCCATCCGATCGCGATCGACCTCGTCGACCACAAACTCGAGCGCGCCGAGGCGCTCGGCGCTCGCGAGACGATCGACGTGACCGCGGTCGACAGCGCGGCCCGGGAGGTCAAGGCCATCACCGACGGCGGCGCCGACGTCTCCATCGACGCGTTAGGCGTCGCCGAGACCTGCACGAACTCGGTCAACAGCCTCGGCACGCGGGGCAGCCACGTCCAGGTCGGACTCACGACCGGCGAGGAGGCGGGGCAGATCGAACTGCCCGTCGACGTCATGACGATGCAGGAGATCGACTTCCACGGCTCCTTCGGCATGCCGCTGGTCCGCTACGAGGAACTGTTCAAGCTGATCGCGCAGGGGACCCTCGAGCCGAGCAAGATTATCGGGGAACGGCTCTCGCTCGACGAGCTGCCGGAGACGCTGGCCTCGATGGACGACTACGAGACGGTCGGCATTCCGGTCGTCACCGAGTTCTGAGCGGTCCGGCCGACGCGGCGACTCCGTCGGGACGGGAGCCGTCGCTGGTCGACGTATCGGTTTCGGAAACCCGGGCGGGGGCGGGAACCCGCCCTGGCGTGAGAGACATGAGCTAACTCGAAGCGGGGGCGAGTCCACTTCCGAGCGATCCGGGCACGAACGCACGCAATCGACTGGTCAGCGCGTCGGCTCGGTCGAGCGCGTACCCGGCGGGGTTGTCTTCCCCGCAGCCGAAGCAATGCCAGTGTCACCCATTGTTATGCAGGCGCTTGGCCGCCAGTAGTCTCCCCAAACAGTTGACAGGCGACGGCTAACCCGGCTGTTTCGAACCCCAACGCCGCCGAAATCGCCGCTCAGAAGTCGAAGTCGTTCGTAACCCGTTTCACGGAGCCCACGACGGGCGAAGATAATTGGGTCCGCTTCCCGTCTAGCAGTCCATGCACGAGAACGAACTCGAGGCGCCGCTTCGGCTCGGAATCGTCGGGCTCGGCTACATCGGAACGACCGTCGGTGGGCAGTTTCACCGGCACGGCGACGCGACCGTGCAGGCGCTCTGTGACCTCGATACGGAACGGCTCACGGAAGTCGGCACCGCGTTCGACGTCCCCGACGCCGAGCGGTACGCCGACTACGCGACGATGCTCGAGGACGCCCCGTTGGACGCCGTCCTCGTCGGCACGCCCCACACGCTCCACTACGAACAGGTCGTCGCGGCCCTCGAGGCCGGCTGTCACGTCTACTGTGACAAGCCCCTCACCACCGACCTCGAGCGCGCACGCGACCTCGCGGATCGAGCCGAGCAGTCTTCGGAGACGCTGATGGTCGGCTATCAGCGTCACCTCCAGACGGCGTTTCGGACCGCCAGGGAGCGGTTCGACGACGCGTCACCGAACTGGCTGACCGCGTCGATCACCCAGGACTGGATCGACGACTCACAGGGGACCTGGCGGCTCGATCCCGACCTCTCGGGCGGCGGCTTCCTCTACGACACCGGGAGCCACGTCCTCGACGGCGTCCTCTGGGCGACCGGCCTCGAACCCGGGTCCGTCGCGGCGAGCATGGACTTCCACGACGACGCGGAGCGAGTCGACAGCCGGGCGCACCTCGACGTCCGGTTCGCCGGCGGCGCCACGGGGACCTTCTCCTTCAACGGCGACGCCCCCTCGGTCCGCGAACACGTCCACGTCTGGGACGACGACGGCGCCGTCTACCTCGAGGGACGCCAGTGGGGCTCGCGCACCGTCACCGAAATCGATGCCGACGCGGGCGAGTACGACCCCTACATCGACGCCCGTGCCGAGCGGACCCGCGCCGAGGCCTTCCTCGAGAGCGTCCGGACCGGTGCCGAACCGCCGGCGACGGCCCGGGACGCCCTCCGGGTGACTGCGCTGACGGAAGCGGCCTACGAGGCGGCCCGAACCGGGGATCGAATCGACGTGCCCACCGCCGCGGAGTGAGTCGCGACTCGAGGGACCCTCCCGGCCGACGATTGCCGTGGCTGGAAGTGACTGCATACCGTCGTGGAACGGTTGATGGAACGCTGTTTTTCGGTCGCTAATATCGTTATACCGTGTCGCTTCACCCCGACGCTGTCAGTCGGTTATGCGGTTCTTACGGGCGCGGGTCGTCCGGTTCTCGGATCGCCGTTCGAACTGCTCCGGCCGCCACCAGGAGGGCTGTCAAATCGTCGGTAAGAAACGCATAGATCGGTTCCACTTTCGGTTACAAGCCGGATAACTACAACCGGTCATGGCCTTCGATCGGATATGATCACCTGCAGTAACTGCGAGACCGCCCAATTCCTGCAGATAACGCAGAGCCGCGTCTACTTCGAGGACGGGGAGATGATCAACGAGATCTCCGAGACCTACGAGTGTACGCTCTGCGGGGCGACCGGCCAGTACATCTACGACGAAGACCGCGATACGGAGGACGTCACCGGCGACGTCGAGCTCACCACGGAACGACCGAAGCACGCCTGAGCGACGACGACTGGCCATCGATCCCGTTCGGTTCGGCCCACTGGTACGGTTGCAGTTCCCGAAACCGACGCTCGAGTCGTCTCACTCGTCGTCTACTCGGGAGCGTCTCCGTCCGATCGCTCGTCGTTCTCCGTTCGGGACTGCTCGCCGTCGTCCCCTCGAGACCGTTCCTCGGCGCGGTCTCGAGACGATTCGTCGCCGCGATCGCGGTCGCGAGAACGCTCGCCCTCCGGCGTCGATCCGACCGTGAGCCGCTCGAGTTCGTTCGGCGCCCGCTTCCGGTTCCGTTTCTTCTTGTGCTGACGGCGAGTGATCGACGTCTGCCGTCGTTCGACGTCCCACTCCTCGAAGAGGCCGTACTCGTTCATCGTCTCCATTCCGGCGATGGCCGCGGTGAGCTTGACGCCGATCAGCGGAATCCCAGCGACCGAGACGATCACGTCCGCACGGAGGACGGCGCCCTCCATGAGCAGCACGTCGAGCACGTCGACGAGCGTCTCTTCGTCCTTTCGCGGTCTCATGGGTGTGGCTGGGTATCGGTCGATTCGTCGCCGCCCAGTTCCGGCGCGAACGTGTACGGCGGCCACGGCCCAGTGAACCTGACCTCGAAACCGTCGTTTTCCGCCACGTCGTCGAGGATCGAGCCGATCGCCTCCTCCTCGTCCTCGTGGGCGAGCAGCGTCAGTCGACAGAGCGTTTCTCCGTCGCGTTCGTCGGCCCCGTCGGCGATGTCGTCGGACAGCGACGCCGTCGGCGACCGCTCGAGGCTGTGGACTTCCCGCGCGGCGTCCGCGAGTCGGTCCTGTAAATCGGCCGTGATCGACTCGCGGCGGGCCGCTCGCAGTTCGGTCAGGCGCTGCTCGAGTTTCTTCTCGAGCAGGAACGACGTTCCCGACCCGGAGTCGTCGATCTGGTCGGCGAGTTCCTGTAGGCGGTCGTCCCGTTCGATCAGCGCCTCGTCGTCGATGGGGTCGATCTCGACGACCTCGACGCGGTACTCCCAGTGGCCCGCCAGCCCCGAGAGCGCGCGGTCGAGCGTGTCGGACTCCTCGCGGAGCCACTCGCGGACGCCCTCGTCGCCGCCCCGCAGGATCGTGTCGAACTGGAACGGGATCGGCGTCCCGAACTCCTGGGCGGCCTCGTCGACGACCGTCTGGTGGCGGACGAGCCAGCGCCGAACCTGCGCGAGATCGGCCGAGTCGTAGATCCCGTCGGTCTCGTGGACGACCGCGCCGATGCCGTCGGCAACCGCAATCGAGACGGGTTCGCCGTCGACGCCGGTCGCTTCGAACGTCGCGCCCTCGTCGGCTCGGACGATACAGTAGAGGTATCGCCCGTCGTCGATCTCGGGAACCGCCTCGTCGACGGCCTCCTCGAGATCCTCGAACTCCTCGACGCCCTCGAGATCGTCGATGCTCTCGGCGTCGGCGATGTCCTCGAGCCGTTCGTCGGACCGTTCGGAGCTCACTCCTCGTCACCTCCGAGCACGGAGTAGCCGGGTTTATTCGTGGCTCGCGGTTCGCCGTGGAGCTGTTCGATCGCGTCGTTGACCAGCCCGTTCAGGTCGCCGCGCAGGTCGTCGACGCCGTCCTCGATCCCCTCATCTTCCTTGAGCTGCTCGATCTCCGCCTCGATCGTCGCGAGCTGTTCGCCGAGCCGTTCGATCTCCTCGTCGGCGAGGTTCCCGGACTCCATGCGACGCACGGCTTCGCGCTCCAAGGCGTCCATCAGGATCTCCACGACGGTGACGACGAGCGTGACCAGTCCCTGGCGCGCGTCCTCGCCGTCGCCGACGTCGATCTGCGTCACGAGTCTCCCTCCGTGTTCGTCGCTTCCGCTTCGGCCTCCTCTCCGTCGCCGTTCTCGGTCGTTTCGGCGTCCTCGTCGCCGTCGGAGTCAGTCTCGTTCTCACCGTCACCGTCGGAATCGGAGTCGTCACTGAGCAGATCGTACCCGCCGCTGGTCGGCCGGTTCGGATTCGGCCGCGCGCCGAGGTGGGAGGCGCCGCGATCGGGCATCTCGTAGCTCTTCGCGCCGTCGTCGCTCGAGTCGTCGTTCGCCTCGTCCGACGCGTCACTCTCGTCTTCGGACCGCTCGTCGGCGGTGGCGTTAACGCCCCGCGTGGGATCGATCACCGGATTCGGTCGGTCCATCTCGGCGATTTCCGGGTCGTCAACCGCCGCCGCGACGCGGCGCATGTCGGTGCCTTCGGGGAACTCGAGGCCGTACTTGGCCGCGGTCTCGAAAGAGGCAATAGCGGCCCGGACCTGCACGCCGAGCAGTTGCGTGTCGCCGATCGAGACGGCGATGTCGGCGTTGATGACGATCCCCTTGTCGAGCAGCATCTCGACGACCTCCGCGAGATCGGCCTTCTGCCGGCTGGGCTGGAAGTCATCCACCACGGCGATCACCTCCGTCGTCGGACGGCGTCGTATCGGTCGCGGTCGGATCCGCCGCGGTCGGACCGGTCGGATCCGTCGGTGGCGAAACGGTCGCCAGCCCGACGGCCGTCAGTACCTCGAGTCGCCGTCGAATCGCCGTTGGTAACATGGTATCACTCATTGGTTGCCCGCTGCTGCTGTGTCTCCGAGTCGTCGTTCTCACGCCGTTGCTGGTCCGTCCGCCCGCCGTTCTCCTGCCGGCCGTTCTCCCGCCGGCGCTGTTTCTCCCGCTCGATCTCGAATCGGCGGCCGTAGATGCGCTTCCGGGTCGGCGCCGTCGAGAGTTTGACGTCCTGTGGCACCGTCGAGTAGCGGGCGCCGCTGCCGAGGTCGCGGCGCTCGGTCGGAATCGTCGCCGCCGCGGTCGGATTCCGCGAATTCGTGCTGGCGTCCTTCCGGCGCATCTTCTCCCGGTTCATCTCGTAGAGCTGCTCGAACTTCTCGTGGGTTTCGAGCAGCGCCGACCGGAACGCGTCGATTCCCTTCAACGCCTGCTCTTGAATGGCGATCTGATAGGCCTCCGGATCCTCCGCGACGTTGATGTCGCCGAGCGCCTGTTTCGCGTCGCCCGCGTCCATCTGGATCAGGTCGTCGTCGTCGCCGCCGATCAGGCCGCCCTCGCCGTCGCCGCCACCGGCGATGTCCGAGATCGCGTCTTCGACCATGCCGGCGTCCTCGCCGTCATCGAGTTCGTCGACGGCGTCCTGAAGTTCGCGTTTCTCCTGCCAGACGTCGGTGAGGTCCGTGGCGTCCCAGGCGTTCAACAGGTTGATCGCCCGGAAGAGCTGCGTGAAGTTCACGAGGTCGGTCGCGCCCTGGTCCTCGTCGGCGAGCACTTCGGGGATGTCCCCGACCTCGATCGCCGCGAGGAGGTCGTCTCCGTCGACGGCCTCGGGGAGCTCGCTGAGATCGATCGCCTCGAGCAGTTCCTCGGTCTCGCGCACGACGCGGACGAGCGTCTCGACGTCGCCGAGGATCGACTCGAGCGTGCTGTCGTCGAGGTTCTCGACGTTCTCGCCGCCGCCGAGATACTCATCGAGGTTCTCGAGTGAGTCCTCCGCTTCGTCGAGGAGGGCGTCGAAGGTCTCGCCGGTGTCGGCCGCGTCGTCACTCATCGTCGTCCTCCGTCTCGGACTCCGCGTCCGTCGTTGGCTCGGTCGTCTCAGTCTCAGTCTCGGTCTCCGTCGGCGCTTTCTCGTCCGGTTCTGGACTCGAGTTCGGTTCGATCCAAACGGAGAGCACGCCGTTTTTGATCGTCGCCTCGGCCGTTCGCTCGCGCCACGGGACGTCGATCCGATCGAGTTCGCGTCCCGCGACGCCGACGACAAGGGTCGCGCCGTCGAAGCCGACGGTGACGTCGTCCGGATCGGCGCCAGCCACGTCGGCGGTGACGAGCAGTTCGTCCTCGCCCTCCCGCGTCGTCAGGAGGTGGTCGCTCGAGGGCGCGGTCGACCCGCTCGAGGAGTCGGGCCGGTACCGGCGCGTTCGCGGTCGATTCCGGTCGACGTCTCGGTCGCGGTCGAACTCATCGCGATCGTTCGCGTCGGCGAACGGGCTCCGGTCGTCCCCCAGCCGATCGGTGAGCGCGTCGCCGGTCCGGATCGAGACGTCGTAGTCGATGGTCGTTCGATCGCCGCGGCGCTGACCGGACCGGGAGGCTTCGTCCAGCCACTCGAGGGCCGACAGCAGGCTGGTGAGCCAGTGGCCCTGATCGTCGCTCGATTCGTCGCGTCGGTCCTCGGGTGTGTGGTCGTCTGGTGACATCAGCGTTTCACCTCTACGCGGCCGCTCGCGAGTCGCTCGTGGACGTCGCGGGCGATCTCGATCTCCTCCTCGAGTTCGTCCTTGCGGCGCCGGTACTCCTCCTCGGAGCGTTCGCCGAGTTCGTACAGCAACTGGTTCTCCTTGAGTTCGGCCTCGAGTGCCTCGATGTCGTACATCTCACTCAGCGCCATCGTGTGCAGCGTGTCCACGATGCCGACGAACGGTCGGATCAGGAGGTCGTCGAGGATGAACATGGTTACTGTTGGGCGCCGATCTTGACGTCGACGAAGCTGTACGGTGCGAACGGCCCCGTGTACCGAAACATGAGATCGTCGTACTCGTCCTCGAGGTCGGCGATCGCCTCGTCAAACGCCTCGCGCTCGTCGCGGTCGACGAGGTAGGAGCGATTGAGCACGAGTCGATCGCTGAACAGGTCGTTGGGAACCGATTGCGCGGCGATCGACTCGAGTTCGTCCGCGACGGCTTCTTCGAGCGCATCGGTGTCGACCTCGGCGTCCTCCTCGCGGACGATCTTGAGGCCGAGTTCTTCGCGGCCCTCGATGTCGTTGATCGCGCGCCGGAACGCCGGTCTGGCGCCGCGGAGGACGTTCTTGAGCGCCCGGTCGTTCTCGAAGGCCATCCCGAACTGCATCGGCACGATCGTTCGGCCGCCGTCGCGGTTCATGATCTCCCGGAGGACGTCGTCGTGTCGCTGGGCGTCCTCGTCGGTCTCCTCGGGATCGGTCGTGTCGATATCGGAGACGACGGCGTTGAGCCGTCGATGCGAAACCGTGTAGACGCGGTCGGCGCCGCCGACGGCGTCGGTCTCGAACTCGACGGGATCGTCGTTCATCACGCCGTAGACGTATCGGTGGGTCATCGGGCGATCACCCCGACGTCGAACGGCGGCGCTGCTCGTGCCCGCAAGCGCGGGCGCGATTCGTCCACGGCCTCGAAGGGGATCGATCGGGAAATCATGGGAACGGGGTCGACTACCCGGGGAAGCGCCTCCGGACTCCGTTACGTCCGCGCTCACCCGCGGGTATTCGAGGAACTCGTCATGTGAATTTCACCGCCGCGA containing:
- a CDS encoding DUF7124 domain-containing protein translates to MTDRIDLDDLETGAEEDETESGNRGDWLWRDDGAAEPADEPDSPAAGTTEGTADAEPATETEDDGAETDEPDRTPAPHVPETGESTPVGIPTEGTGSSGGASSAPTDSTAGASDRRTESMHPMGAAPSDASSAADTTEPASGPHGGDADEMTTAITYGALRRLEHPAAVVADAAGWSDWVGIVGSVPAHVIQKFQRDRGIDVDFFNGTGTGPGERLAEIDRNSMFFADRMVVVGLAGEDEPIAETADWEFVPLETAAEKADWALADDAS
- a CDS encoding aldehyde ferredoxin oxidoreductase family protein, translated to MAREQQARVLRVDLSARTVTSEPIPDAWLERYVGGKGLGARYLYEELEAGTEPLSPANVLAFVVGPVSGLTPGEPRYAAITKSPLTGTFLDSYSGGEFAARLAGSLEDHLAVLVTGRADEPVVLSVDGGDATIESAAELRGADAAETCAAFPDAGVACIGPAGEHEVQYATIAADGGDHHAGRGGAGAVMGSKNLKAVVARGNPPTGLEALRERYERRFAESDEGRWQSASETLETIDVADAVGVLPTRGWQERRFDGADDLGIEAVRERSHGREREDDAVAGGFRVDTNEGESVPRGAAPIVLGAGLGIDDFDAVATLGAVCDKLAVDVISAGNAVAWAVRASQEGLLERDLSFGDEDAAQDVIREIATRETPLGDALADGIDAAAAAFGGEDLIPTVKGMDYSSYDPRGAETMALAYATSDRGACHRRARPVESEAVGRAWPDDRARVAAVAGEQNRRAVLWSLIADDFLEDALSEDLGAEWLAAVGYDVGRADLATAGERIWTLIRLFNVREGFSREDDALPDALLEPRADADDGSDGDASGDGLDPDRFDALLERYYRYRGWDSEGRPTRETIERLGLADVVDDATPIPEGDDPASGSETDPPAEVSDDD
- a CDS encoding zinc-dependent alcohol dehydrogenase family protein; the protein is MRAAVIEEHGEPLAIEDVAYPEPKPDQVIVETEACGVCRSDWHAWQGDWSWIGAGVPEGQILGHEPAGVVSEVGEDIETLAVGDRVAVPFHLGDGSCPHCREGRANNCETVLPLGLSEYSQGAFAEAFPVREADFNCVKLPETVEYDEMAGLGCRFMTAYHALADRADLRPGDWVAVHGCGGVGLSAIHIANALGAHPIAIDLVDHKLERAEALGARETIDVTAVDSAAREVKAITDGGADVSIDALGVAETCTNSVNSLGTRGSHVQVGLTTGEEAGQIELPVDVMTMQEIDFHGSFGMPLVRYEELFKLIAQGTLEPSKIIGERLSLDELPETLASMDDYETVGIPVVTEF
- a CDS encoding Gfo/Idh/MocA family protein, translating into MHENELEAPLRLGIVGLGYIGTTVGGQFHRHGDATVQALCDLDTERLTEVGTAFDVPDAERYADYATMLEDAPLDAVLVGTPHTLHYEQVVAALEAGCHVYCDKPLTTDLERARDLADRAEQSSETLMVGYQRHLQTAFRTARERFDDASPNWLTASITQDWIDDSQGTWRLDPDLSGGGFLYDTGSHVLDGVLWATGLEPGSVAASMDFHDDAERVDSRAHLDVRFAGGATGTFSFNGDAPSVREHVHVWDDDGAVYLEGRQWGSRTVTEIDADAGEYDPYIDARAERTRAEAFLESVRTGAEPPATARDALRVTALTEAAYEAARTGDRIDVPTAAE
- the gvpM gene encoding gas vesicle protein GvpM; the protein is MRPRKDEETLVDVLDVLLMEGAVLRADVIVSVAGIPLIGVKLTAAIAGMETMNEYGLFEEWDVERRQTSITRRQHKKKRNRKRAPNELERLTVGSTPEGERSRDRDRGDESSRDRAEERSRGDDGEQSRTENDERSDGDAPE
- the gvpL gene encoding gas vesicle protein GvpL, with protein sequence MSSERSDERLEDIADAESIDDLEGVEEFEDLEEAVDEAVPEIDDGRYLYCIVRADEGATFEATGVDGEPVSIAVADGIGAVVHETDGIYDSADLAQVRRWLVRHQTVVDEAAQEFGTPIPFQFDTILRGGDEGVREWLREESDTLDRALSGLAGHWEYRVEVVEIDPIDDEALIERDDRLQELADQIDDSGSGTSFLLEKKLEQRLTELRAARRESITADLQDRLADAAREVHSLERSPTASLSDDIADGADERDGETLCRLTLLAHEDEEEAIGSILDDVAENDGFEVRFTGPWPPYTFAPELGGDESTDTQPHP
- a CDS encoding gas vesicle protein K yields the protein MTQIDVGDGEDARQGLVTLVVTVVEILMDALEREAVRRMESGNLADEEIERLGEQLATIEAEIEQLKEDEGIEDGVDDLRGDLNGLVNDAIEQLHGEPRATNKPGYSVLGGDEE
- the gvpJ gene encoding gas vesicle protein GvpJ — protein: MIAVVDDFQPSRQKADLAEVVEMLLDKGIVINADIAVSIGDTQLLGVQVRAAIASFETAAKYGLEFPEGTDMRRVAAAVDDPEIAEMDRPNPVIDPTRGVNATADERSEDESDASDEANDDSSDDGAKSYEMPDRGASHLGARPNPNRPTSGGYDLLSDDSDSDGDGENETDSDGDEDAETTENGDGEEAEAEATNTEGDS
- a CDS encoding Hsp20/alpha crystallin family protein, with the translated sequence MSPDDHTPEDRRDESSDDQGHWLTSLLSALEWLDEASRSGQRRGDRTTIDYDVSIRTGDALTDRLGDDRSPFADANDRDEFDRDRDVDRNRPRTRRYRPDSSSGSTAPSSDHLLTTREGEDELLVTADVAGADPDDVTVGFDGATLVVGVAGRELDRIDVPWRERTAEATIKNGVLSVWIEPNSSPEPDEKAPTETETETETTEPTTDAESETEDDDE
- the gvpF gene encoding gas vesicle protein GvpF; its protein translation is MFILDDLLIRPFVGIVDTLHTMALSEMYDIEALEAELKENQLLYELGERSEEEYRRRKDELEEEIEIARDVHERLASGRVEVKR
- a CDS encoding GvpL/GvpF family gas vesicle protein is translated as MTHRYVYGVMNDDPVEFETDAVGGADRVYTVSHRRLNAVVSDIDTTDPEETDEDAQRHDDVLREIMNRDGGRTIVPMQFGMAFENDRALKNVLRGARPAFRRAINDIEGREELGLKIVREEDAEVDTDALEEAVADELESIAAQSVPNDLFSDRLVLNRSYLVDRDEREAFDEAIADLEDEYDDLMFRYTGPFAPYSFVDVKIGAQQ